One Antiquaquibacter oligotrophicus genomic region harbors:
- the folB gene encoding dihydroneopterin aldolase, with amino-acid sequence MNPLDQITLTGLRANAFHGVYEQERRTGQVFVIDVTVHLQLTDAAASDDLDRTIHYGELAERIVAAVETDPVDLIETVAERVAQVALSYELAQFVNVTVHKPSAPITVPFDDVSVTIMRARSGPASPAGFRA; translated from the coding sequence ATGAATCCCCTGGACCAGATCACTCTGACCGGCCTGCGGGCCAACGCCTTCCACGGTGTGTACGAGCAGGAGCGCCGTACCGGTCAGGTTTTTGTCATCGACGTGACCGTGCACCTTCAGCTCACGGATGCCGCGGCCTCTGATGATCTCGATCGCACCATCCACTACGGCGAACTCGCCGAGCGTATTGTCGCCGCGGTGGAGACGGACCCGGTCGACCTCATCGAGACCGTCGCCGAGCGTGTTGCGCAGGTCGCCCTCTCCTATGAGCTCGCGCAGTTCGTGAACGTGACGGTGCACAAGCCGAGCGCCCCGATCACGGTGCCGTTCGATGACGTGTCGGTGACGATCATGCGCGCCCGCTCGGGCCCGGCGAGCCCCGCGGGGTTCCGCGCGTGA
- a CDS encoding VOC family protein: MAVTGPDFIALQVRDLDQAATFYEDVVGLTRAPFSPPHAVVFDTQPTFAVREPAPGVDLDAGPAGLGVALWLHDPDATALHATVAAAGAVIVQEPFDGPFGTTFVFQDPDGYLVTVHDRATRG, encoded by the coding sequence ATGGCCGTTACCGGTCCCGACTTCATCGCCCTTCAGGTACGCGACCTCGATCAGGCCGCGACCTTCTACGAGGACGTTGTCGGCCTCACCCGCGCCCCCTTCTCACCCCCACACGCGGTCGTCTTCGACACCCAGCCGACCTTCGCTGTCCGCGAGCCTGCGCCCGGTGTTGATCTGGATGCCGGTCCCGCGGGTCTCGGCGTGGCCCTCTGGCTCCACGATCCCGATGCGACGGCGCTCCACGCGACCGTCGCTGCCGCGGGGGCCGTCATCGTGCAGGAGCCGTTCGACGGCCCATTCGGCACGACCTTCGTGTTCCAGGACCCCGACGGGTACTTGGTCACCGTCCACGATCGCGCCACCCGAGGCTGA
- the hpt gene encoding hypoxanthine phosphoribosyltransferase has translation MEFSDVEGDLNEILLTQEQIHDKIDELAREIERDYAGERILLVGVLRGAVMVMADLARALKVDIEMDWMAVSSYGTGTQSSGVVRILKDLDSDLTGRRVLIVEDIIDSGLTLSWLRGNLASRGAASVDICALLRKPEAVKVDVEVKYLGFDIPNKFVVGYGLDYAERYRNLRGVAVLAPHVYE, from the coding sequence ATGGAATTCTCCGACGTCGAGGGTGACCTCAACGAGATCCTCCTCACGCAGGAGCAGATTCACGACAAAATCGACGAGCTCGCACGAGAAATCGAACGCGACTACGCGGGGGAACGCATCCTCCTCGTCGGTGTACTTCGCGGGGCCGTCATGGTCATGGCCGACCTCGCTCGCGCGCTCAAGGTGGACATCGAGATGGACTGGATGGCCGTCTCCTCGTACGGCACCGGCACCCAGTCGAGCGGTGTGGTGCGCATCCTCAAAGACCTCGACTCCGACCTGACGGGGCGCCGGGTGCTCATCGTGGAGGACATCATCGACTCCGGGCTCACCCTGTCGTGGCTGCGCGGCAACCTCGCGAGCCGGGGGGCGGCCTCCGTGGACATTTGCGCACTGCTGCGCAAGCCGGAGGCGGTGAAAGTGGATGTTGAGGTGAAGTACCTCGGTTTCGACATCCCCAACAAGTTTGTTGTCGGCTACGGGCTCGACTACGCGGAGCGCTACCGCAACCTCCGCGGCGTGGCGGTGCTGGCCCCCCACGTCTACGAGTAA
- a CDS encoding C40 family peptidase, with amino-acid sequence MGKARTRYITGLSAALAATLLVTLGIAGPAVADDFPTWEEVEAARGNEQATQQKIAEIEKLLEQLEADSAALGRTAQKRAEEYNAARAALDSAAARADRLKTAASEAAERARVSNQRAGQLIAQLARTGGGDLNMALVMAPDAEDLLGTLGTASKVAERAAEIYEQASVDRNRAESMTAQAEVAEAERAKLSTAAETALTEAQAASAAMDARLAEQQAASDQLYEQLASLKGTTADVESRYLEGLQQATPPPAPPTSPAGPSNPSTPAPNPNPAPPNTSAAAGAIAFAYAQIGKPYVFGGSGPYGWDCSGLTKAAYASVGVYIGAHLVSSQYYTMANAGRLVPIGQMQPGDLIYYADGGYAGSFYHVAMYVGGGMMVEAPREGVPVRVTGVRYYDALPYAGRPTG; translated from the coding sequence ATGGGCAAGGCGCGCACACGGTACATCACGGGGCTTTCGGCTGCGCTCGCGGCCACCCTCCTGGTGACCCTGGGCATCGCGGGCCCCGCGGTCGCGGATGACTTTCCAACGTGGGAAGAGGTTGAGGCCGCCCGCGGCAACGAGCAGGCAACGCAGCAGAAGATCGCCGAGATCGAGAAACTTCTCGAACAGCTCGAGGCTGACTCTGCGGCCCTCGGTCGCACCGCTCAGAAGCGTGCAGAGGAATACAACGCCGCTCGTGCAGCGCTCGACAGCGCGGCCGCCCGCGCCGACCGCCTCAAGACGGCGGCTAGCGAAGCCGCAGAACGCGCCCGCGTCTCCAACCAGCGCGCCGGCCAGCTCATCGCGCAGCTGGCTCGCACCGGCGGTGGCGACCTGAACATGGCGCTCGTCATGGCCCCCGACGCCGAGGACCTCCTCGGCACACTCGGCACAGCCAGCAAGGTCGCCGAGCGCGCGGCCGAAATCTACGAGCAGGCGAGCGTCGACCGCAACCGTGCCGAGTCCATGACCGCGCAGGCCGAGGTTGCCGAGGCCGAACGCGCCAAGCTCTCGACCGCAGCGGAGACCGCCCTCACCGAGGCGCAGGCAGCGTCCGCCGCGATGGATGCCCGCCTCGCCGAACAGCAGGCTGCATCCGACCAGCTCTACGAGCAGTTGGCCTCCCTCAAGGGCACAACGGCCGACGTCGAGTCCCGCTACCTGGAGGGCCTGCAGCAGGCGACACCGCCGCCCGCGCCTCCGACGTCACCGGCAGGCCCGTCGAACCCGTCCACCCCGGCACCGAACCCGAACCCCGCGCCGCCGAACACGTCGGCCGCCGCAGGTGCTATCGCCTTCGCGTATGCGCAGATTGGCAAGCCGTATGTCTTCGGTGGTTCCGGCCCGTACGGGTGGGACTGCTCGGGCCTCACGAAGGCTGCCTACGCATCCGTCGGTGTCTACATCGGCGCCCACCTGGTGTCGAGCCAGTACTACACGATGGCCAACGCCGGACGACTCGTTCCGATCGGCCAGATGCAGCCGGGTGACCTCATCTACTACGCCGACGGTGGCTACGCCGGCAGTTTCTACCACGTGGCCATGTACGTGGGTGGCGGCATGATGGTCGAAGCGCCGCGCGAGGGTGTGCCCGTGCGTGTTACCGGTGTGCGGTACTACGACGCCTTGCCCTACGCGGGTCGTCCGACGGGATAG
- a CDS encoding M23 family metallopeptidase gives MSSTHAIQRERRIRRIIAMAAVLATLIVGTIAGAIQPAWAKDYPTWDDVAKVRSDEAATQQQVSAIEALLSQLQADVQRSQQDAQVKGEAWGKADTKFQAAATRAANLQEQADAADASAVQSEQRAGQMAAQLVRAGGGDVTTTLLTGSGDPDALLYGLGMSSKIAEQANAIYARAVQDRNTAQALSDQAEIARDELEVLKIAAEKAFAEAKTAAEKAATALTEQQENQARLQQQLTVLKERRAATEADYLAGVEERLKAGASLGAGEISLSGWAKPVNGNITSSFGYRIPPTSGASSFHQGTDLGAGCGQPIFAAHGGVIAYAGWNGGYGNFVLIDHGGGVQTAYAHIVDGGIIVGLGQPVDVGTQIASVGTTGTSTGCHLHLETRINGVAVDSVPFFAAQGINLG, from the coding sequence ATGAGCAGCACGCACGCGATTCAGAGGGAGCGGCGCATCCGTCGCATCATCGCCATGGCGGCTGTTCTCGCAACCCTCATCGTAGGCACCATCGCCGGTGCGATCCAGCCCGCGTGGGCGAAGGACTACCCGACATGGGATGACGTTGCCAAGGTCCGCAGTGATGAGGCCGCAACCCAGCAGCAGGTTTCTGCCATCGAGGCCCTGCTCTCGCAGCTGCAGGCGGATGTTCAGCGCAGCCAGCAGGATGCCCAGGTCAAGGGTGAGGCGTGGGGCAAGGCCGACACCAAGTTTCAGGCGGCAGCGACGCGCGCGGCGAACCTGCAGGAGCAGGCGGATGCCGCGGATGCTTCCGCCGTCCAGTCCGAGCAGCGCGCGGGTCAGATGGCCGCTCAGCTCGTGCGCGCTGGTGGCGGCGACGTCACGACAACGCTCCTGACGGGCTCGGGCGACCCGGATGCCCTCCTCTACGGTCTCGGAATGTCGAGCAAGATCGCCGAGCAGGCCAACGCGATCTACGCCCGCGCCGTGCAGGACCGCAACACCGCGCAGGCGCTCAGCGACCAGGCGGAGATTGCGCGCGACGAGCTCGAGGTGCTCAAGATCGCCGCGGAGAAGGCGTTCGCCGAGGCGAAGACGGCTGCCGAGAAGGCGGCGACCGCGCTCACCGAGCAGCAGGAGAACCAGGCGCGGCTTCAGCAGCAGTTGACCGTGCTCAAGGAGCGCCGCGCCGCGACTGAGGCCGACTACCTCGCAGGCGTCGAGGAGCGCCTCAAGGCTGGCGCGAGCCTGGGTGCCGGCGAGATCAGCCTGAGCGGGTGGGCGAAGCCGGTCAACGGCAACATCACCTCCAGCTTCGGTTACCGCATCCCGCCGACGAGTGGCGCGTCGAGCTTCCACCAGGGAACCGACCTCGGCGCAGGCTGCGGCCAACCGATCTTCGCCGCCCACGGTGGTGTGATCGCGTATGCCGGCTGGAACGGCGGCTACGGCAACTTCGTGCTCATCGACCACGGTGGCGGCGTGCAGACCGCGTACGCGCACATCGTCGACGGCGGAATCATCGTGGGCCTCGGCCAGCCCGTCGACGTGGGCACGCAGATCGCGAGCGTCGGTACGACGGGAACGTCGACCGGCTGCCACCTGCACCTCGAGACCCGCATCAACGGTGTGGCCGTCGACTCTGTGCCGTTCTTCGCGGCACAGGGCATCAACCTCGGCTAG
- a CDS encoding inorganic diphosphatase — protein sequence MAAYDVIVEIPKGSRNKYEVDHETGRVFLDRYLFTPMAYPTDYGFFENTLGLDGDPVDALILLDEATFPGVGISVRPVAVFNMTDDGGSDAKVICVQAKDPRWSHIQDLDDIPEFTKKEIEHFFTHYKDLEPGKWVKVEGWQGAAEAEAVVQAGVAAYKG from the coding sequence ATGGCCGCGTACGACGTCATCGTGGAAATCCCGAAGGGGAGCCGCAACAAGTACGAGGTCGACCACGAGACCGGTCGCGTCTTCCTCGACCGTTACCTCTTCACCCCGATGGCCTACCCCACCGACTACGGCTTCTTCGAGAACACCCTCGGCCTCGACGGTGACCCGGTGGATGCCCTCATCCTGCTCGACGAGGCGACCTTCCCCGGTGTCGGCATCTCCGTGCGCCCCGTGGCCGTTTTCAACATGACGGATGACGGCGGCAGCGACGCCAAGGTGATCTGCGTGCAGGCGAAGGACCCGCGGTGGAGCCACATCCAGGACCTCGACGACATCCCCGAGTTCACGAAGAAGGAGATCGAGCACTTCTTCACCCACTACAAGGACCTGGAGCCCGGTAAGTGGGTCAAGGTCGAGGGCTGGCAGGGTGCAGCCGAAGCCGAAGCTGTCGTGCAGGCGGGCGTCGCGGCATACAAGGGCTGA
- the folP gene encoding dihydropteroate synthase, translating to MTHIVAILNVTPDSFSDGGRFDSAREAVAEGIRLRDAGADLVDVGGESTRPGAARVSPEEEQDRVIPVVRGLVAARVEVSVDTMNASTARAAAKAGASIINDVTGGLADPDMLRVIAETGIPYIASHSRGETDAEPRYDDVVTDVRNELRYRLAEMAVYGIDPARVILDPGLGFAKTADHNWQLLSRLDELATLGHPILVGASRKRFLAPWGERPEQRDAATAVISALAARAGAWGVRVHDVESTRLALGVESAWKNGHAP from the coding sequence ATGACGCACATCGTGGCGATCCTCAACGTGACACCGGACTCGTTCAGCGATGGTGGTCGGTTCGATTCGGCGCGCGAGGCTGTGGCGGAGGGCATCCGTCTGCGGGACGCCGGTGCCGATCTCGTGGATGTCGGCGGTGAGTCGACCCGCCCGGGTGCTGCACGCGTGAGCCCCGAGGAGGAGCAGGATCGTGTGATCCCCGTGGTGCGCGGGCTTGTTGCCGCGCGGGTGGAGGTGAGCGTCGACACGATGAACGCGAGCACGGCGCGTGCCGCGGCGAAGGCTGGGGCATCCATCATCAACGATGTGACGGGGGGCCTCGCCGACCCGGACATGCTGCGGGTGATCGCCGAGACGGGCATCCCATACATTGCGTCCCATTCGCGCGGTGAGACGGATGCCGAGCCTCGCTACGACGACGTCGTCACCGACGTGCGCAACGAGCTGCGCTATCGCCTCGCCGAGATGGCGGTCTACGGTATCGACCCGGCACGCGTCATCCTCGACCCGGGTCTCGGCTTCGCGAAGACGGCCGACCACAACTGGCAGCTGCTGTCGCGGCTCGATGAGCTCGCGACCCTCGGGCATCCGATCCTCGTGGGTGCGTCGCGCAAGCGGTTCCTCGCCCCCTGGGGCGAGCGCCCGGAGCAGCGGGATGCGGCAACCGCGGTCATCAGCGCGCTCGCCGCTCGCGCTGGTGCTTGGGGTGTTCGAGTGCACGACGTCGAATCGACTCGGCTCGCCCTCGGGGTCGAGTCGGCCTGGAAGAACGGACACGCCCCATGA
- a CDS encoding MarR family winged helix-turn-helix transcriptional regulator, translating to MVNTQVGYALKQAQALLHARMEEALAPLGLTVSQYSCLHSLRREPGISAAALARATFVTRQSMNALLQQLIDRGLVDRPAQAETGRALPAVLTAAGGSALDSAQVLVDAVQERMLGDLTPAETAALERALGACIRSLG from the coding sequence ATGGTCAACACGCAGGTCGGTTACGCACTGAAGCAAGCGCAGGCCCTCCTTCACGCCCGCATGGAGGAGGCGCTCGCGCCCCTCGGCCTCACCGTCTCTCAGTACTCCTGCCTGCACAGCCTCCGCCGCGAGCCCGGCATCTCTGCGGCAGCCCTCGCACGCGCCACCTTCGTCACTCGCCAGTCCATGAACGCCCTGCTCCAGCAACTCATCGATCGCGGACTCGTCGACAGGCCCGCCCAGGCCGAGACCGGTCGGGCCCTACCGGCCGTCCTGACCGCTGCGGGTGGCAGCGCCCTGGACTCGGCGCAGGTGCTCGTCGACGCTGTACAGGAGCGGATGCTCGGCGACCTCACCCCCGCCGAGACGGCAGCCCTTGAGCGTGCCCTGGGTGCGTGCATCCGCTCACTCGGCTGA
- the folE gene encoding GTP cyclohydrolase I FolE has translation MAVDSERIEAAVAELLQAIGEDATRPGLEQTPRRVAEAYAEFFSGVGVDAAALLASDMDLAADERGELVLLRDVAFRSVCEHHLLPFVGVAHVAYVPADRVVGLGSIARVVETVASRPQVQERVGEQIADALADGLGAEGVLVVLDATHACVTTRGPRQSGSSTVTVASRGVLADPARRAEVMTLLGGGA, from the coding sequence ATGGCCGTCGACTCCGAACGAATCGAGGCTGCCGTAGCCGAACTCCTGCAGGCGATCGGTGAGGATGCCACGCGCCCGGGTCTCGAGCAGACTCCGCGTCGTGTTGCCGAGGCGTATGCGGAGTTCTTCTCCGGCGTCGGTGTGGACGCGGCAGCTCTGCTCGCATCCGACATGGATCTCGCTGCCGACGAACGCGGCGAACTCGTGTTGCTGCGGGATGTGGCGTTCCGCTCGGTGTGCGAACACCACCTGCTCCCGTTTGTGGGTGTTGCCCATGTCGCGTATGTGCCGGCCGATCGCGTCGTGGGACTCGGGTCGATTGCCCGTGTCGTGGAGACCGTGGCCTCGCGCCCTCAGGTTCAGGAGAGGGTGGGCGAGCAGATCGCGGATGCCCTCGCCGATGGTCTCGGAGCGGAGGGTGTGCTTGTGGTGCTCGACGCCACGCACGCGTGCGTGACGACGCGCGGGCCGCGCCAGTCGGGTTCCTCAACGGTCACGGTCGCCTCCCGTGGTGTGCTCGCCGACCCGGCGCGCCGCGCCGAGGTCATGACTCTCCTAGGTGGTGGCGCATGA
- a CDS encoding DUF4328 domain-containing protein, producing the protein MPDETACGDAMTDNSTLPPAGWYPAPDGSQGSWWWDGSQWTQPGATTQTSAPRPAFDGAIPKLAAVTQALLIACGALAAVIIGIEVLGFTAVTNVLDGDMSSVDLLNVYGSISPVVTLLSSASLIATGILWVIWQHKAARQVAGLTRRSPAWHAGSWFIPVVAWWFPYQNISDLWKAIGRARPSWLILWWLLWLASNAVIQISARIYLAADDPEQYRSAMAASIVGELLSLAAVPFAWLIVRGITRGLEERAALPQQSPETATPERPTESTPSEA; encoded by the coding sequence ATGCCCGACGAGACTGCCTGTGGAGACGCCATGACCGACAACTCGACTCTGCCGCCCGCAGGCTGGTACCCCGCACCCGATGGCTCGCAGGGGTCGTGGTGGTGGGACGGATCGCAGTGGACGCAACCCGGCGCAACGACTCAGACGTCTGCTCCGCGGCCCGCGTTCGACGGCGCCATCCCCAAGCTCGCCGCGGTCACGCAGGCCCTCCTCATCGCCTGTGGAGCGCTCGCCGCCGTGATCATCGGAATCGAGGTGTTGGGATTCACTGCGGTAACCAACGTTCTCGACGGCGACATGTCATCGGTCGACCTGCTCAACGTCTACGGCAGCATCAGCCCGGTTGTGACCCTCTTGTCGTCGGCCTCGCTTATTGCCACGGGAATCCTCTGGGTCATCTGGCAGCACAAGGCGGCACGACAGGTGGCGGGGCTCACTCGCCGCTCGCCCGCGTGGCACGCGGGATCGTGGTTCATCCCCGTGGTCGCCTGGTGGTTTCCGTACCAGAACATCTCCGACCTCTGGAAGGCGATCGGGCGCGCTCGGCCCTCATGGCTGATCCTCTGGTGGCTGCTGTGGCTTGCGAGCAACGCGGTCATCCAGATCTCGGCCCGCATCTACTTGGCGGCCGATGACCCCGAGCAATACCGCTCGGCGATGGCGGCGAGCATCGTGGGCGAGCTGCTGTCCCTCGCCGCCGTGCCATTCGCGTGGCTGATCGTTCGCGGCATCACGCGCGGTCTGGAAGAGCGCGCGGCGTTGCCGCAGCAGTCGCCCGAGACCGCGACACCCGAGCGCCCCACCGAATCCACACCCAGCGAGGCGTAG
- the ftsH gene encoding ATP-dependent zinc metalloprotease FtsH yields the protein MDFKRIFRGPIIYIVLAIAVVWIGSTLLTASGFREITTQEGLELLEGNTVESAKIVDGEQRVDLELSKADGDNGTKVQFYYVAPRGTEVIEAVNAANLDTFDDEVPQTNFFMSLLGILLPFLIIGVIFYFLLTRMQGGGGRVMQFGKSKAKLVGKEAPKITFADVAGSDEAIEELEEIKDFLKDPAKFLAVGARIPKGVLLYGPPGTGKTLLARATAGEAGVPFYTISGSDFVEMFVGVGASRVRDLFEQAKQNSPAIIFIDEIDAVGRHRGTGIGGGNDEREQTLNQLLVEMDGFDVKTNVILIAATNRPDVLDPALLRPGRFDRQIGVDAPDLQGRKQILEVHSKGKPMAEGVNLEVVARKTPGFTGADLANVLNEAALLTARSNAQLIDNRALDEAIDRVMAGPQRRTRLMNDKEKLITAYHEGGHALAAASMRNTDPVTKVTILPRGRALGYTMVLPLEDKYSVTRNELLDQLTYAMGGRVAEEIVFHDPTTGASNDIEKATAIARRMVTEYGMSTRVGSVKLGQASGEPFLGRDMGHQRDYSDQIAEAIDEEVRALIEKAHDEAWQVLNTNRDILDRLATELLEKETLDHEQLAAIFADVEKLPERPTWLSSETRPLSDRPPVAIPSKLPVDGSLSEGGVESDYPEEKPKRAPSPRKSPGIATA from the coding sequence ATGGATTTCAAGCGCATTTTCCGCGGGCCGATCATCTACATCGTGCTCGCCATCGCCGTCGTCTGGATCGGTTCGACGCTCCTCACGGCGAGCGGTTTCCGCGAGATCACCACGCAGGAGGGTCTCGAGCTTCTCGAGGGCAACACTGTGGAGTCGGCGAAGATCGTCGACGGTGAGCAGCGGGTCGACCTGGAGCTGTCGAAGGCGGACGGTGACAACGGCACGAAGGTGCAGTTCTACTATGTCGCCCCGCGCGGTACCGAGGTCATCGAGGCGGTGAATGCCGCCAACCTGGACACGTTCGACGACGAGGTGCCTCAGACCAACTTTTTCATGAGCCTTCTCGGCATCCTTCTGCCGTTCCTCATCATCGGTGTGATCTTCTACTTCCTCCTCACTCGTATGCAGGGTGGCGGCGGCCGGGTGATGCAGTTCGGCAAGTCGAAGGCGAAGCTCGTGGGCAAGGAGGCCCCGAAGATCACGTTCGCCGATGTGGCTGGCTCCGATGAGGCGATCGAGGAGCTGGAGGAGATCAAGGACTTCTTGAAGGACCCGGCGAAGTTCCTCGCTGTGGGCGCTCGCATCCCGAAGGGTGTGCTGTTGTACGGCCCTCCCGGTACCGGTAAAACGCTTCTCGCCCGCGCGACAGCTGGCGAGGCTGGCGTGCCGTTCTACACGATTTCGGGTTCCGACTTCGTGGAGATGTTTGTGGGTGTCGGTGCCAGCCGCGTGCGCGATCTATTCGAGCAGGCGAAGCAGAATTCGCCGGCGATCATCTTCATCGACGAGATCGACGCCGTTGGCCGTCACCGCGGAACGGGTATCGGCGGCGGTAATGATGAGCGTGAGCAGACGCTCAACCAGCTGCTCGTGGAGATGGACGGCTTCGACGTGAAGACGAACGTCATCCTGATTGCGGCGACGAACCGTCCGGATGTTCTTGACCCGGCACTGCTGCGCCCGGGCCGTTTCGACCGCCAGATCGGGGTGGACGCACCCGACCTGCAGGGCCGCAAGCAGATTCTGGAGGTGCACTCGAAGGGCAAGCCCATGGCCGAGGGTGTGAACCTCGAGGTTGTGGCGCGCAAGACCCCCGGTTTCACGGGTGCCGATCTTGCGAACGTGCTCAACGAGGCCGCTCTCCTGACGGCGCGAAGCAACGCGCAGCTCATCGACAACCGCGCCCTGGATGAGGCCATCGACCGTGTGATGGCTGGCCCCCAGCGCCGCACTCGTCTGATGAACGACAAGGAGAAGCTCATCACGGCGTACCACGAGGGTGGTCACGCTCTGGCCGCGGCATCCATGCGCAACACGGATCCGGTCACGAAGGTGACGATCCTGCCGCGCGGTCGCGCCCTCGGGTACACGATGGTGCTGCCGCTGGAGGACAAGTACTCGGTCACTCGCAACGAGCTTCTCGACCAGCTCACGTACGCGATGGGCGGCCGTGTTGCGGAGGAGATCGTGTTCCACGACCCGACGACCGGTGCATCCAACGACATCGAGAAGGCGACGGCGATCGCGAGGCGCATGGTCACCGAGTACGGCATGAGCACTCGTGTTGGTTCGGTGAAGCTCGGGCAGGCGTCGGGTGAGCCGTTCCTCGGCCGCGATATGGGTCACCAGCGCGACTACTCGGATCAGATCGCGGAGGCGATCGACGAGGAGGTGCGCGCTCTCATCGAGAAGGCTCACGACGAGGCGTGGCAGGTGCTCAACACCAACCGCGACATCCTGGACCGTCTTGCGACGGAGCTTCTCGAGAAGGAGACTCTCGACCACGAGCAGCTGGCGGCCATTTTCGCCGACGTGGAGAAGCTTCCGGAGCGCCCGACGTGGCTCTCGAGCGAGACTCGACCGCTGTCGGACCGGCCCCCGGTCGCGATCCCGTCGAAGCTCCCGGTTGATGGCAGTCTTTCGGAGGGTGGCGTCGAGTCGGATTACCCGGAGGAGAAGCCCAAGCGCGCTCCGAGTCCCCGTAAGTCGCCCGGCATCGCCACGGCCTGA
- the tilS gene encoding tRNA lysidine(34) synthetase TilS, translating into MPDRPRLTPAIADVRRAVRAALQPLAAPRQLPVSMPNAGDASKHGEASATGRVTDAKAPVFGMRAGGGGAPLVLVALSGGPDSLALAAATAFEAPRAGLSAGAVIVDHGVQAGSADAAAEASRAARDLGLDPVVVLAVEVGTEGGPEAAARTARYTALEQAARDTGAAAVLLGHTLDDQAETVLLGLARGSGAGSLRGMDAVAGLYRRPLLGIRRSTTVQACSDAGFAPWHDPHNDDPAYTRVRVRKTVLPVLEQELGPGIAEALARSADQLREDSDALDHFAEEIAEDLAEHSEAGIALPVKALEANPPALRQRLIRLAVASEFHVSLSRAQTLEVARLITDWHGQAGVDLPGVRVERRAGYLHFSAR; encoded by the coding sequence ATGCCCGACCGCCCCCGTCTCACGCCCGCGATCGCCGATGTGCGGCGAGCGGTGCGCGCCGCCCTCCAGCCCCTTGCCGCCCCTCGACAGCTTCCCGTCTCGATGCCAAATGCAGGAGATGCGTCGAAACACGGGGAGGCTTCCGCGACAGGTCGGGTGACGGATGCCAAGGCTCCTGTATTTGGGATGAGGGCTGGAGGTGGGGGCGCTCCACTCGTGCTCGTCGCCCTCTCCGGTGGTCCCGACTCCCTCGCGCTCGCCGCGGCCACCGCCTTCGAGGCGCCGCGAGCGGGGCTGAGCGCGGGCGCCGTGATCGTCGACCACGGGGTGCAAGCCGGGTCGGCGGATGCCGCGGCCGAAGCATCCCGCGCCGCCCGAGACCTCGGACTCGACCCCGTTGTGGTGCTCGCCGTCGAGGTCGGTACCGAGGGCGGCCCGGAGGCCGCAGCCCGCACGGCGCGGTACACCGCACTGGAGCAGGCCGCGCGCGACACCGGCGCGGCCGCCGTACTCCTCGGGCACACCCTCGACGATCAGGCCGAGACCGTGCTCCTCGGGCTTGCGCGGGGGAGCGGCGCGGGGAGCCTCCGTGGGATGGATGCTGTGGCAGGGCTGTACCGTCGCCCGCTGCTGGGCATCCGTCGCTCCACCACGGTGCAAGCGTGCTCGGATGCCGGGTTCGCGCCCTGGCACGACCCCCACAACGACGACCCCGCGTACACGAGGGTCCGCGTGCGGAAGACGGTGCTTCCCGTGCTCGAGCAGGAGCTCGGCCCGGGCATCGCTGAAGCGCTCGCCCGCAGTGCCGACCAGCTGCGCGAAGACTCCGACGCCCTCGACCATTTCGCTGAAGAGATCGCCGAAGACCTTGCAGAACACTCCGAGGCGGGTATCGCGCTGCCCGTGAAAGCCCTCGAGGCGAACCCGCCCGCGCTGCGGCAGAGGCTCATCCGTCTGGCCGTGGCAAGCGAATTCCATGTGTCGCTTAGTCGCGCCCAGACCCTCGAGGTGGCGCGCCTCATCACCGACTGGCACGGCCAGGCCGGCGTCGACCTGCCCGGGGTTAGGGTGGAGCGGCGGGCCGGATACCTGCACTTCAGTGCACGCTGA